Proteins encoded within one genomic window of Camelina sativa cultivar DH55 chromosome 19, Cs, whole genome shotgun sequence:
- the LOC109130991 gene encoding uncharacterized protein LOC109130991, which yields MNCLVAFLLIITLSFGFNEACEDNTIIFRNALRPGTNLKVSCESNSKHRREGAVKFKSNPVRIDFQEAVFDRTTWHCLLQHGAYSQYYRAYRGTAPIRRCGELRVYIAKPDGIYLSKNAGPEKFDYPWKKN from the coding sequence ATGAATTGTCTCGTagcttttttgttaattattactTTGTCTTTCGGATTCAATGAGGCTTGCGAAGATAACACAATAATATTTCGAAATGCACTCCGCCCTGGTACAAATCTCAAAGTCAGTTGCGAATCCAACAGTAAACATCGAAGAGAAGGGGCAGTGAAATTCAAAAGTAACCCAGTTCGTATTGATTTCCAAGAGGCTGTATTTGATAGGACAACATGGCATTGCCTATTGCAACACGGGGCGTATTCTCAATACTATAGAGCATATAGAGGAACTGCTCCAATTCGTCGATGTGGTGAGTTACGTGTATACATTGCCAAACCTGATGGGATCTATTTATCAAAAAATGCTGGTCCAGAAAAATTCGACTACccttggaaaaaaaactaa
- the LOC104764757 gene encoding serine carboxypeptidase-like 7 isoform X2: MAKDYFSSSVLLILFIFFYSQRTDSASIVEFLPGFDGRLPFELETGYIGVGEEEEVQLFYYFIKSERIPEEDPILLWLSGGPGCSSISGLFYENGPVTVKLEVYNGTIPSLVSTPYSWTKVSSIIYLDQPVGTGFSYSRTQRVNKPSDSGEAKRIHEFLHKWLGKHQEFSSNPFYVGGDSYSGKIIPALVQEISKGNYLCCKPPINLQGYVLGNPYTESEFERNYRIPYAHGMALISDELYESMKRICKGDYINMDPRNRECLKLVEEYEKCIARINPLLITTPVCEECEETSPDCYEYRYMLTTKWANYESVHRALHVNKGSIGEWVRCHWGIPYTRDIKSSIPYHMNNSIDGYPSLIFNGDHDMAVPFLGTQAWIRSLNYSLIDDWRPWMIGDQTAGYTRTYANKMTFATVKGGGHTPEYKPEETYIMFQRWIRGQPL; encoded by the exons ATGGCTAAAGACTACTTTTCATCCTCTGTTCTGCTtattctctttatcttcttctacagTCAGCGTACTGATTCTGCCTCCATTGTCGAGTTTCTTCCTGGTTTTGATGGTCGTCTTCCCTTTGAGCTCGAAACCgg GTATATTGGTGTTGGCGAGGAAGAGGAAGTGCAACTGTTTTACTATTTCATCAAGTCTGAGAGGATTCCAGAAGAAGATCCCATTCTTCTGTGGTTAAGTGGAGGACCTGGCTGCTCTTCTATCTCTGGTCTTTTCTATGAGAATG GGCCTGTAACTGTGAAGCTTGAGGTTTACAATGGAACTATTCCTTCCTTGGTTTCTACACCATATTCATGGACTAAG GTTTCGAGTATAATATATTTGGATCAGCCTGTTGGAACTGGCTTCTCCTACTCAAGAACTCAACGTGTTAATAAACCTAGTGATTCAGGAGAAGCCAAGAGGATCCATGAGTTTCTTCACAAG TGGCTAGGCAAGCATCAAGAGTTCTCCTCCAACCCTTTCTATGTTGGTGGAGATTCTTATTCCGGTAAGATCATCCCGGCACTCGTTCAAGAAATCTCTAAAG GAAATTATTTATGTTGCAAGCCTCCAATAAATCTTCAG GGCTATGTTCTTGGAAACCCATACACAGAAAGTGAATTTGAGAGAAATTATCGCATTCCATATGCTCATGGAATGGCACTGATCTCAGATGAACTTTATGAG TCAATGAAGAGAATCTGCAAAGGAGACTATATAAATATGGATCCACGTAACAGAGAATGCTTGAAACTCGTAGAAGAATATGAAAag TGCATTGCTAGAATAAACCCACTACTTATAACAACACCAGTGTGTGAAGAGTGTGAAGAGACATCTCCGGATTGCTAT GAGTATCGGTATATGTTAACAACGAAATGGGCCAATTATGAGAGTGTGCACAGAGCTCTTCATGTCAATAAG GGGAGTATAGGGGAATGGGTACGTTGTCATTGGGGCATACCTTACACTCGTGACATTAAAAGCAGTATACCGTACCATATGAATAACAGCATCGATGGCTATCCTTCTCTTATCTTCAA TGGTGATCACGACATGGCAGTGCCGTTCCTTGGAACTCAAGCTTGGATTAGGTCTCTTAATTATTCTCTCATTGATGACTGGAGACCTTGGATGATAGGTGATCAAACCGCGGG ATACACGAGGACTTATGCCAATAAGATGACATTTGCTACAGTCAAA GGAGGAGGACACACGCCAGAGTATAAACCAGAGGAGACTTATATCATGTTCCAAAGGTGGATTAGAGGTCAGCCTTTGTAA
- the LOC104764757 gene encoding serine carboxypeptidase-like 7 isoform X1 has product MAKDYFSSSVLLILFIFFYSQRTDSASIVEFLPGFDGRLPFELETGFCSFLLPPSSFLMYIGVGEEEEVQLFYYFIKSERIPEEDPILLWLSGGPGCSSISGLFYENGPVTVKLEVYNGTIPSLVSTPYSWTKVSSIIYLDQPVGTGFSYSRTQRVNKPSDSGEAKRIHEFLHKWLGKHQEFSSNPFYVGGDSYSGKIIPALVQEISKGNYLCCKPPINLQGYVLGNPYTESEFERNYRIPYAHGMALISDELYESMKRICKGDYINMDPRNRECLKLVEEYEKCIARINPLLITTPVCEECEETSPDCYEYRYMLTTKWANYESVHRALHVNKGSIGEWVRCHWGIPYTRDIKSSIPYHMNNSIDGYPSLIFNGDHDMAVPFLGTQAWIRSLNYSLIDDWRPWMIGDQTAGYTRTYANKMTFATVKGGGHTPEYKPEETYIMFQRWIRGQPL; this is encoded by the exons ATGGCTAAAGACTACTTTTCATCCTCTGTTCTGCTtattctctttatcttcttctacagTCAGCGTACTGATTCTGCCTCCATTGTCGAGTTTCTTCCTGGTTTTGATGGTCGTCTTCCCTTTGAGCTCGAAACCgggttttgttcctttctcCTTCCTCCTTCCTCCTTCCTAAT GTATATTGGTGTTGGCGAGGAAGAGGAAGTGCAACTGTTTTACTATTTCATCAAGTCTGAGAGGATTCCAGAAGAAGATCCCATTCTTCTGTGGTTAAGTGGAGGACCTGGCTGCTCTTCTATCTCTGGTCTTTTCTATGAGAATG GGCCTGTAACTGTGAAGCTTGAGGTTTACAATGGAACTATTCCTTCCTTGGTTTCTACACCATATTCATGGACTAAG GTTTCGAGTATAATATATTTGGATCAGCCTGTTGGAACTGGCTTCTCCTACTCAAGAACTCAACGTGTTAATAAACCTAGTGATTCAGGAGAAGCCAAGAGGATCCATGAGTTTCTTCACAAG TGGCTAGGCAAGCATCAAGAGTTCTCCTCCAACCCTTTCTATGTTGGTGGAGATTCTTATTCCGGTAAGATCATCCCGGCACTCGTTCAAGAAATCTCTAAAG GAAATTATTTATGTTGCAAGCCTCCAATAAATCTTCAG GGCTATGTTCTTGGAAACCCATACACAGAAAGTGAATTTGAGAGAAATTATCGCATTCCATATGCTCATGGAATGGCACTGATCTCAGATGAACTTTATGAG TCAATGAAGAGAATCTGCAAAGGAGACTATATAAATATGGATCCACGTAACAGAGAATGCTTGAAACTCGTAGAAGAATATGAAAag TGCATTGCTAGAATAAACCCACTACTTATAACAACACCAGTGTGTGAAGAGTGTGAAGAGACATCTCCGGATTGCTAT GAGTATCGGTATATGTTAACAACGAAATGGGCCAATTATGAGAGTGTGCACAGAGCTCTTCATGTCAATAAG GGGAGTATAGGGGAATGGGTACGTTGTCATTGGGGCATACCTTACACTCGTGACATTAAAAGCAGTATACCGTACCATATGAATAACAGCATCGATGGCTATCCTTCTCTTATCTTCAA TGGTGATCACGACATGGCAGTGCCGTTCCTTGGAACTCAAGCTTGGATTAGGTCTCTTAATTATTCTCTCATTGATGACTGGAGACCTTGGATGATAGGTGATCAAACCGCGGG ATACACGAGGACTTATGCCAATAAGATGACATTTGCTACAGTCAAA GGAGGAGGACACACGCCAGAGTATAAACCAGAGGAGACTTATATCATGTTCCAAAGGTGGATTAGAGGTCAGCCTTTGTAA